The following coding sequences lie in one Halogeometricum rufum genomic window:
- a CDS encoding MATE family efflux transporter, whose product MSDRESRIDVTEGAVTPKLLSLSWPLVAGNLLQTFYNLADMFWVGRVGSEAVAAVSLMFPTAWMFVSVAMGVTAAAVALVSQHVGAGDDRAAERVVGQTLLLAVAVGVLLGIVGYLGRHPLLALIGAEGRVYTEALAYAEVLFVTLPFTFVFFAFRAVLRGAGDTRTAMWLVVVSAGLNVVLDPLFILGWGSLGVEAMGTRGAAVATLVARVVAAVAGLAILLHGGWGARLRLPDLRPDPALLRKLVDVGYPATLDGLARSFAAVALAALVARFGAVATAAYGIGLRLMSVSWTVSGAVGQAAATGVGQNLGAGTPDRAAEVTWKATAGTMAILGAVGAVVWAFPAVFVRVFIGDAAVVAAGVEMLTIVAPFWAFLGGLMVIQGAFRGAGRTRISMALSLISRWVVRFPAAFVLAYALSWGVTGLWWALSLSGVVTFAVGCLWFLRGDWRSAVVGSADEDASDDARQDDEDAPSVAD is encoded by the coding sequence GTGTCCGACCGCGAGAGCCGAATCGACGTGACCGAGGGAGCGGTGACGCCGAAACTCCTCTCCCTGTCGTGGCCCCTCGTCGCGGGCAACCTCCTGCAGACGTTCTACAATCTCGCGGACATGTTTTGGGTCGGTCGCGTCGGGTCGGAGGCCGTCGCCGCCGTCTCGCTGATGTTCCCCACCGCGTGGATGTTCGTCTCCGTCGCGATGGGCGTCACCGCGGCCGCGGTGGCTCTCGTCTCCCAGCACGTCGGCGCGGGCGACGACAGGGCGGCGGAACGAGTCGTCGGCCAGACGCTCCTGCTCGCCGTCGCCGTCGGCGTCCTCCTCGGTATCGTCGGCTACCTCGGGAGACACCCGTTGCTCGCCCTCATCGGCGCGGAGGGCCGCGTCTACACCGAAGCGCTCGCCTACGCCGAAGTGCTGTTCGTGACGCTGCCGTTCACGTTCGTCTTCTTCGCGTTCCGCGCCGTCCTGCGCGGCGCGGGCGACACCCGGACGGCGATGTGGCTGGTGGTCGTCAGCGCCGGCCTCAACGTCGTTCTCGACCCGCTCTTCATCCTCGGCTGGGGCTCCCTCGGCGTCGAGGCGATGGGGACGCGCGGTGCCGCCGTCGCGACACTCGTCGCGCGCGTCGTCGCCGCCGTCGCCGGCCTCGCCATCCTCCTGCACGGCGGGTGGGGGGCGCGCCTCCGCCTGCCCGACTTGCGCCCGGACCCCGCGCTCCTCCGGAAACTCGTCGACGTGGGCTACCCGGCGACGCTGGACGGTCTCGCGCGGAGTTTCGCCGCCGTCGCCCTCGCCGCCCTCGTCGCCCGGTTCGGCGCCGTCGCCACCGCCGCCTACGGCATCGGTCTGCGCCTCATGTCCGTCTCCTGGACCGTCAGCGGTGCGGTGGGGCAGGCCGCGGCGACGGGCGTCGGCCAGAATCTCGGCGCGGGCACGCCGGACCGCGCGGCGGAGGTGACGTGGAAGGCGACGGCGGGGACGATGGCGATTCTCGGCGCCGTCGGCGCCGTGGTCTGGGCGTTCCCCGCCGTCTTCGTGCGCGTGTTCATCGGCGACGCCGCCGTCGTCGCCGCCGGCGTCGAGATGCTCACGATAGTCGCCCCGTTCTGGGCGTTCCTCGGCGGACTGATGGTGATCCAGGGCGCGTTCCGGGGCGCGGGTCGGACCCGCATCTCGATGGCGCTGTCGCTGATTTCGCGGTGGGTCGTCCGCTTCCCGGCGGCGTTCGTCCTCGCGTACGCGCTCTCGTGGGGCGTCACCGGGCTCTGGTGGGCGCTATCGCTGTCGGGCGTCGTCACGTTCGCCGTCGGCTGTCTGTGGTTCCTCCGCGGCGATTGGCGCTCCGCCGTCGTCGGGAGCGCCGACGAAGACGCGTCCGACGACGCTCGACAGGACGACGAGGACGCGCCGTCCGTCGCCGACTGA
- a CDS encoding alpha/beta hydrolase → MRPSFGSPPVEVVRDVAFASPPERPLSLDVYRPAGGSGARRALVVLLHGGGWHAGDRRDLTQVALSLAERRFACAVPEFRSSREATFPAAIRDVKAAIRWCRAHADAVGVAPDRVATFGPSTGAHLAVLAALTGDDPRLAPDPSHVSDAVADASDAVAATVGVGGLYNFEHTPDRAELTAFLGGSRSDVPERYELASPSTHLDGGGPPTLLLHGGDDDVLPAMASELFYDGLEDAGVDAECVVADGVGHRVLDEQFDWVLDWSEGFLDRHLR, encoded by the coding sequence ATGCGCCCATCGTTCGGTTCGCCGCCCGTCGAAGTCGTCCGCGACGTGGCGTTCGCCTCGCCGCCGGAGCGACCCCTCTCGCTCGACGTCTACCGCCCGGCCGGCGGGTCGGGCGCGAGACGGGCGCTCGTCGTTCTCCTGCACGGCGGCGGCTGGCACGCGGGCGACCGACGCGACCTGACGCAGGTGGCGCTCTCCTTGGCCGAACGTCGGTTCGCCTGCGCCGTCCCGGAGTTCCGGTCGAGTCGCGAGGCGACGTTCCCGGCGGCGATACGCGACGTGAAGGCGGCGATTCGGTGGTGCCGCGCCCACGCCGACGCCGTCGGCGTCGCACCGGACCGCGTCGCCACCTTCGGTCCCTCGACGGGGGCCCACCTCGCGGTGCTGGCCGCCCTCACGGGCGACGACCCGCGCCTCGCGCCCGACCCGAGCCACGTCTCCGACGCCGTCGCCGACGCCTCCGACGCGGTGGCCGCGACGGTGGGCGTCGGCGGACTCTACAACTTCGAACACACGCCCGACCGGGCCGAACTGACGGCGTTCCTCGGCGGGTCCCGCAGCGACGTTCCGGAGCGCTACGAACTCGCGTCGCCCTCCACGCACCTCGACGGCGGCGGGCCGCCGACGCTCCTCCTCCACGGCGGCGACGACGACGTGTTGCCCGCGATGGCCTCCGAACTGTTCTACGACGGCCTCGAAGACGCGGGCGTCGACGCGGAGTGCGTCGTCGCCGACGGCGTCGGCCACCGCGTCCTCGACGAGCAGTTCGACTGGGTGCTCGACTGGTCCGAGGGATTCCTCGACAGACACCTCCGGTAG
- a CDS encoding YrdB family protein has protein sequence MAGESAAVRWVNLGVRFGLEMGALAALAYWGVRTGDGLPAQVGLGLGAPLLAAVVWGLFVAPKARFTLAPVARLGVGLGVFAAAAAALVVSGFPTLGVAYGAVALVNSVWVYANGDL, from the coding sequence ATGGCTGGCGAGTCCGCGGCCGTACGATGGGTGAATCTGGGCGTCCGGTTCGGACTGGAGATGGGGGCGTTGGCCGCCCTCGCGTACTGGGGAGTCCGAACCGGTGACGGTCTGCCCGCGCAGGTGGGTCTGGGACTCGGCGCTCCCCTCCTCGCGGCCGTCGTGTGGGGACTGTTCGTCGCGCCGAAGGCCCGGTTCACGCTCGCGCCGGTCGCTCGACTCGGCGTCGGACTCGGGGTGTTCGCCGCGGCGGCGGCCGCCCTCGTCGTCTCCGGGTTTCCGACGCTCGGCGTCGCGTACGGGGCCGTCGCACTCGTCAACAGCGTGTGGGTGTACGCGAACGGCGACCTGTGA
- a CDS encoding DUF7518 family protein encodes MSNRVEELESKVAELQAAVNGLTEELVETKERVRLLEDQVEVDLTAGTRPVGHAPSQPDADAEPQRTEQTERAGTDESRGAEEADEESDPHLRESPAQAQSRAATSQQPSDDASFIDADADADATEPPVETTEEPDEPADDEVKSDEADGEDEAESAEDDSDIIVA; translated from the coding sequence ATGAGTAACCGGGTGGAGGAACTCGAGTCGAAAGTCGCGGAACTGCAGGCCGCCGTCAACGGCCTGACCGAGGAACTGGTCGAGACGAAAGAGCGCGTTCGTCTCCTCGAAGACCAGGTCGAAGTGGACCTCACGGCGGGGACCCGCCCCGTGGGCCACGCGCCCTCCCAACCGGACGCCGACGCGGAACCGCAGCGAACCGAACAGACCGAACGGGCCGGTACCGACGAGAGCCGAGGGGCCGAGGAGGCCGACGAGGAGAGCGACCCGCACCTCCGCGAGTCGCCGGCACAGGCGCAGTCCCGGGCCGCGACGTCCCAACAGCCCTCCGACGACGCGAGCTTCATCGACGCGGACGCCGACGCGGACGCGACCGAACCGCCGGTCGAGACGACCGAGGAACCGGACGAACCCGCGGACGACGAAGTCAAGTCCGACGAAGCCGACGGTGAGGACGAGGCGGAGTCGGCCGAAGACGACAGCGATATCATCGTCGCGTAA
- the gatB gene encoding Asp-tRNA(Asn)/Glu-tRNA(Gln) amidotransferase subunit GatB has product MTAKALSQRDLATVIGLEVHVQLETDTKIFCGCSTDAAEDEEPNTRTCPVCLGLPGALPVLNEGAVEAAVKVGKALDATVAEQTRFHRKNYYYPDLPKNFQITQYDAPICADGTLEVSVEGDRREVGIERAHLEEDPGSLQHKGGSIDTADYTLVNYNRAGTPLMEIVTKPDFRSPQETRAFLAKLEEVLEYLGVFDATRDGSLRIDANISMVPDDEVADDGSISEDALASANRTEVKNISSHKGAEKALAYEVTRQKNAIERGRAVEQETRHWDESRGITVSMRSKEEEKDYRYFREADLPPLEVADWKERIDIPELPDARRERFQAEYGLDAESASKLTSTKEVADFYEDVAEEFDPDLAATWVADNLLGELNYRDMQITDVTHRLDEFTRLVELVAEGEITTKNAEEIVLRRMLDEGDAPDEIVEAEGLGAADDDEVVTAVSAAIEENPDAVADYHAGEGGAINFLVGQVMQKTGGSADPGDVNQMLRDELDE; this is encoded by the coding sequence ATGACCGCGAAGGCGCTCTCTCAGCGCGACCTCGCCACCGTCATCGGGCTGGAGGTCCACGTCCAGCTCGAAACGGACACCAAGATATTCTGCGGGTGTTCGACCGACGCGGCCGAGGACGAGGAACCGAACACGCGGACGTGCCCGGTCTGTCTCGGACTCCCCGGCGCACTGCCCGTCCTGAACGAAGGGGCCGTCGAGGCGGCCGTCAAGGTGGGGAAGGCGCTCGACGCCACCGTCGCCGAGCAGACCCGCTTCCACCGGAAGAACTACTACTACCCCGACCTGCCGAAGAACTTCCAGATAACGCAGTACGACGCCCCCATCTGCGCCGACGGGACGCTGGAGGTGTCCGTCGAGGGCGACCGCCGCGAGGTGGGCATCGAACGCGCCCACCTGGAGGAAGACCCCGGGAGCCTCCAGCACAAGGGCGGGAGCATCGACACCGCGGACTACACGCTCGTCAACTACAACCGCGCGGGGACGCCCCTGATGGAGATCGTCACCAAGCCGGACTTCCGCAGTCCGCAGGAGACGCGGGCGTTCCTCGCGAAGTTGGAGGAGGTGCTGGAGTATCTGGGCGTCTTCGACGCGACGCGCGACGGGTCGCTCCGCATCGACGCGAACATCTCGATGGTGCCCGACGACGAAGTGGCCGACGACGGCTCTATCTCCGAGGACGCCCTCGCGTCGGCGAACCGCACCGAGGTGAAGAACATCTCCAGCCACAAGGGCGCGGAGAAGGCCCTCGCCTACGAGGTGACGCGGCAGAAGAACGCCATCGAACGCGGCCGCGCCGTCGAACAGGAGACGCGCCACTGGGACGAGTCGCGAGGCATCACCGTCTCGATGCGCTCGAAGGAGGAGGAGAAGGACTACCGCTACTTCCGCGAGGCCGACCTCCCGCCTCTCGAAGTCGCCGACTGGAAGGAGCGAATCGACATCCCGGAACTCCCCGACGCCCGCCGCGAACGCTTCCAGGCGGAGTACGGACTGGACGCCGAGTCGGCGTCGAAGCTCACCTCCACGAAGGAAGTCGCCGACTTCTACGAGGACGTGGCCGAGGAGTTCGACCCGGACCTCGCGGCGACGTGGGTGGCCGACAACCTCCTCGGCGAACTCAACTACCGCGACATGCAGATTACGGACGTGACCCACCGACTGGACGAGTTCACCCGACTCGTGGAACTCGTCGCCGAGGGGGAGATTACGACGAAGAACGCCGAGGAGATAGTGCTCCGCCGGATGCTGGACGAGGGCGACGCGCCCGACGAAATCGTCGAGGCAGAGGGGCTGGGCGCGGCCGACGACGACGAAGTCGTCACCGCCGTCTCGGCGGCCATCGAGGAGAACCCCGACGCCGTCGCGGACTACCACGCGGGCGAGGGCGGCGCCATCAACTTCCTCGTCGGTCAGGTGATGCAGAAGACCGGCGGGAGCGCCGACCCCGGCGACGTGAACCAGATGCTCCGCGACGAACTGGACGAGTAG
- a CDS encoding SAM-dependent methyltransferase, with amino-acid sequence MSLRYFEIAEADHRIQNPLSEEKLRLLGDVCGVSADTTLLDLACGKGELLSRWAARHGAAGTGVDVSDVFLAAARERAADLGVADRVAFVREDAAEYPVADHDADVVSCLGATWIGGGLRGTLRLLAPATRDESSFVLVGEPYWTEEPPAEAVSALADGDRDRYGTLPEVLDRVAAEGFDLVEMVLADGDDWDRYEARHWKTVDEWLRANPDHPDAADLRARRDESRREYLTYGRRYFGWGVFVLRRAPV; translated from the coding sequence ATGAGCCTGCGGTACTTCGAGATAGCCGAAGCCGACCACCGGATTCAGAACCCCCTCTCCGAGGAGAAGCTGCGACTGTTGGGCGACGTCTGCGGGGTCTCGGCGGACACGACGTTGCTCGACCTCGCCTGCGGGAAGGGCGAGTTGCTGAGTCGGTGGGCGGCGCGGCACGGCGCCGCCGGGACTGGAGTGGACGTCAGCGACGTCTTCCTCGCTGCGGCCCGCGAACGCGCGGCGGACCTCGGCGTCGCCGACCGCGTCGCGTTCGTTCGCGAGGACGCCGCCGAGTACCCGGTGGCGGACCACGACGCGGACGTGGTGAGTTGCCTCGGCGCGACGTGGATCGGCGGCGGGCTTCGGGGGACGCTCCGCCTCCTCGCGCCCGCGACCCGAGACGAGTCCAGTTTCGTCCTCGTGGGCGAACCGTACTGGACCGAAGAGCCGCCGGCCGAAGCCGTCAGCGCCCTCGCGGACGGCGACCGGGACCGCTACGGTACCCTGCCGGAGGTCCTCGACCGGGTGGCGGCCGAGGGGTTCGACCTCGTGGAGATGGTCCTCGCGGACGGCGACGACTGGGACCGGTACGAGGCGCGCCACTGGAAGACGGTCGACGAGTGGCTCCGAGCGAACCCGGACCACCCAGACGCCGCGGACCTGCGCGCGCGGCGCGACGAGAGCCGGCGGGAGTACCTGACGTACGGGCGCCGGTACTTCGGCTGGGGGGTGTTCGTCCTGCGCAGAGCGCCGGTCTGA